ACCACCACCAGCCCCGGCACGGGATGTGCGACGACGTGTTCCCGGGACAGCTTGGCCGTCGAGTCGTTCTCCCCGGCCAGGAGGGGACGGAGCCCCGCGTAGACGCCTTCGACGTCTTCGCGGGTCAGCGGGCGCTTGACCACCTTGTTGACGTGCTCGAGGAGGTAGTCGATGTCCGCGCTGGTGGCGGCCGGATGCGCCTTGTCCAGCTTCCAGTCGGTGTCCGTGGTGCCGATGATCCAGTGCCGTCCCCACGGGATGACGAACAGCACCGACTTTTCCGTGCGCAGTATGAGGCCGACGGTGGATTGGAACCTGTCGCGGGGAACCACCAGATGGATGCCCTTGGACGCCCGGACCTTCAGCTGCCCGCGGTCCGTGACCATGGCCTGGGTTTCATCGGTCCACACACCGGTGGCGTTGATGACCTGCTTGGCCCGGATTTCGAATTCCTCGCCGTTCTCCTGATTCTTGACCTTTGCCCCGACCACGCGCTCGCCCTCCCGCAGGAAGTCGATGACCTTGGTCTGGTTCACGGTGTGCGCGCCGTAGCTCGCGGCGGTGCGGATGATGTTGGCCACCAGCCGCGCGTCGTCAACTTGTGCGTCGTAGTAGCGGATGGAGCCGATCATGGCGTCATCCTTGAGGCTGGGCGCCGCACGGAGCGTGCCCCGGCGGGTGAGGTGCTTGTGCATGGGGACGCCGCGGCTGTTGCCGCTGGTCAGGCCCAAGGTGTCGTATAGGAGGATGCCGGCGCCGACATAGGGGCGTTCGACGAATCGTTTGGTGAGCGGGTAAAGGAACGGCACCGGGCGGACCAGGTGTGGGGCGATGCGCTGGATGAGCAGGCCGCGCTCCTGCAGCGCCTCCTGCACCAGGGCGAAGTCGAGCATTTCCAGGTAGCGCAGCCCGCCGTGGATGAGCTTTGACGACCTCGACGACGTTCCCGCCGCCCAGTCGTTAGCCTCCACCAGCCCCACTGTCAGGCCCCGAGTGACTGCGTCGAGGGAGGCTCCCGCACCGACCACTCCACCACCAACTATGAGAATGTCCAATTCCTTGCCAGGTTCGGAGGTGGCTTGCAGCACCTTGAGATTTGACTCGCGCGCCGCCGGACCCAAATTGCCGCTGGGATGGGGTGAAACAGACATCTCGGACCTCCTGGAGATACGACTAGCTGACACTAAAAACCTTACGCGGTTGCCATCCAGAAAGGCAGTGGGGGCAAACCGCCGCGTGTTCACGGGGGTCTTGCACCGCCGGGACCGGTCCGCCGAGCGTGTCGGACCCCGTCCCCGCCCGTCCCCGATGCGCCCCCGCAGCGCCGCGGCTTGGTGTGTCAAGGGCTTAAAAACGGCGCCCAGGCGCACTCCGCCCCACATTACGCCGGAACAGCGCCACGTCACGAGGGACGATGCGCCTTCTGCCCCCACTTCATGGGTTCGGCAGGGCTGTGGATAAGTTGTGGCCGGTGTCACATATCTGGGGTAGCTTGTTGTTTAGCTGAAACAGGGTCCGGTCAGGACGGGCCCTTCCACCAGGCTCGCGGGGGCTCGCATGATGACCAGCAGTTCGCACTCACAACCACATCCAGCCCAAGAACGCCGGCCCCGTCGGAGGCCC
This genomic stretch from Arthrobacter dokdonellae harbors:
- a CDS encoding glycerol-3-phosphate dehydrogenase/oxidase, whose product is MSVSPHPSGNLGPAARESNLKVLQATSEPGKELDILIVGGGVVGAGASLDAVTRGLTVGLVEANDWAAGTSSRSSKLIHGGLRYLEMLDFALVQEALQERGLLIQRIAPHLVRPVPFLYPLTKRFVERPYVGAGILLYDTLGLTSGNSRGVPMHKHLTRRGTLRAAPSLKDDAMIGSIRYYDAQVDDARLVANIIRTAASYGAHTVNQTKVIDFLREGERVVGAKVKNQENGEEFEIRAKQVINATGVWTDETQAMVTDRGQLKVRASKGIHLVVPRDRFQSTVGLILRTEKSVLFVIPWGRHWIIGTTDTDWKLDKAHPAATSADIDYLLEHVNKVVKRPLTREDVEGVYAGLRPLLAGENDSTAKLSREHVVAHPVPGLVVVAGGKFTTYRVMGKDAVDEAGRALDEKVPESCTETIPLLGAGGYKAAWNRRNRTADESGIHVARVEHLLNRYGSMAQEVLDLVAENPGLAEPLPGADDYLGAEVVYATTHEGALHLNDVLTRRTRISIEAWDRGVSAAPVAARLMGDVLGWSETQVDNEVAHYLARVEAERLSQQQPDDVTADAARLGAPGIVPLT